The Megachile rotundata isolate GNS110a chromosome 11, iyMegRotu1, whole genome shotgun sequence genome includes a region encoding these proteins:
- the LOC100878846 gene encoding DENN domain-containing protein 1A isoform X2, whose product MGSRLRDNVQHLFECFCEIAAPLGEKPPWILQKYPISFSDEEILKSVPKFAYPCEIENLLVQHFSFVLTSIDSKWTFGFCRHDPKTDTALVILSALPWHEIFYKLLNHIATLMSTGTGEDVWKFLETVYRSPVPTHDTSISIPIPNSKVNFVCQSPKQYQLPSIPENRNLMEYYSAVDAHNMMIVFASMLYERRIIFTSKRLSRLSACVQACNALIYPMIWQHIYIPVLPLSLIDYLLAPMPFLIGVPAPTLQRVRKSDLGEVVILDADNNTIESPFQDLESLPQDVVSNLMKALRNRPALLGDGVSRAFLRALVQLTAGYKDALTLEDGQSITFNQNAFVESRPSSMQPFLRKMLELQIFQQFIEERLNMLNSGDGFTDEYELEACSYSTKSSNKFMQQYREWTYTMRKESSAFFRSVKDKANPAVKYAVKSVKDKGKDMKTAYKGLKWKGRSNRNEPSMRFHQPRSAPSSPTIDRRPIDFTSPSKSPNGFTATTSYRKDLRIRNSNFTDSSRQQYSPLSPSSPEESDSPPERVNIDLMQELRHVIFPNTPPIDRTLKPVRSLDSLRPAWNGHMRHGPPPNPVATNPIVNFSSQISPTPHSALINLVDQSNFTLNDTLTDDVNTQPSISNRLPFDSFTSRNKTGKEDPHSSNSLHEVHTNELTKHSTSLYPQNVDIKQCKNGFESCSKEIYTDDVFTNLDATNHSFSKCQNSDFHSKENDPFDTSKVFIPSYLQPPIFQATNASLSVNCHVPSHVYNSTSYPAHSKESPEVPDLIKLDSTASSEDFDPLLSKSSEFSSKQMTQSLHIPEMGEGLSNPLYPYFQPLHKSNDKQQKSSDNIGDLDLLQAYGLDFNKFSISNDDSPTKKSNVCNTSENSINIDNTFSLTLSTPAIKSQNNWTKFE is encoded by the exons ATGGGTTCCAGATTGAG GGACAATGTGCAACATCTTTTCGAGTGTTTTTGCGAGATAGCTGCACCATTAGGAGAAAAACCACCTTGGATACTGCAAAAGTATCCTATTTCTTTTTCAGATGAGGAAATACTTAAATCTGTTCCAAAATTTGCATACCCttgtgaaattgaaaa cCTGTTGGTGCAGCATTTTTCATTTGTACTCACTAGTATAGATTCAAAATGGACATTTGGATTTTGTCGACACGATCCTAAGACAGATACAGCCTTAGTAATTTTAAGTGCATTACCATGGCACGAAATATTTTACAA gcTTTTGAATCATATTGCAACTTTAATGAGTACTGGCACTGGAgaagatgtttggaaatttctggAAACAGTTTATAGAAGTCCAGTTCCCACACATGATACTTCTATATCAATTCCTATACCAAATTCTAAAGTG aattttgtgtGTCAAAGTCCAAAACAGTATCAATTACCGAGTATACCCGAAAAT AGAAATTTAATGGAGTATTACAGTGCTGTCGATGCACACAATATGATGATAGTATTTGCTTCTATGTTGTACGAACGGCGAATTATTTTCACTTCGAAACGTCTTTCAAGATTAAGCGCGTGCGTTCAAGCATGCAACGCTTTAATTTATCCAATGATTTGgcaacatatatatataccagtGCTACCATTATCTTTAATAGATTATTTATTAGCCCCGATGCCATTTTTAATCGGAGTACCTGCACCGACGCTTCAG AGAGTGCGTAAAAGCGATTTAGGAGAAGTAGTTATCTTGGATGCTGATAATAATACTATAGAATCTCCATTTCAAGACCTGGAATCGTTACCCCAAGATGtg GTGTCAAACTTGATGAAGGCATTACGTAATAGACCCGCGCTACTCGGTGACGGAGTGTCAAGAGCGTTTTTACGAGCATTGGTACAATTAACAGCTGGCTACAAGGATGCGTTAACGTTGGAGGATGGGCAAAGCATCACTTTTAACCAAAATGCATTTGTGGAAAGTAGACCTTCTTCGATGCAACCTTTTTTACGAAAAATGTTggaattacaaatatttcaacaa TTTATAGAAGAAAGACTGAATATGCTTAATTCAGGAGATGGTTTCACGGATGAGTACGAGTTGGAAGCTTGCAGCTACTCTACTAAATCTAGTAACAAATTTATGCAACAATACCGGGAATGGACTTACACCATGCGCAAAGAAAGCTCTGCATTTTTTCGCAGTGTGAAGGACAAG GCCAATCCAGCTGTAAAATATGCAGTTAAATCA GTGAAAGACAAAGGTAAAGATATGAAAACAGCGTACAAAGGATTAAAATGGAAAG GTCGATCGAATAGGAATGAACCAAGCATGAGATTTCATCAACCAAGATCTGCGCCTAGTTCACCCACAATAGATAGAAGGCCTATCGACTTCACGTCCCCGTCAAAATCGCCAAATGGTTTTACAGCTACTACTAGTTATAGAAAAGATCTTCGAATACGAAATAGTAATTTTACAGATTCAAG TAGACAACAATATTCTCCATTAAGTCCTAGCTCCCCGGAAGAATCTGATTCTCCACCGGAAAGGGTAAATATCGATCTTATGCAAGAACTTCGTCACGTGATATTTCCAAACACACCTCCTATCGATAGAACA TTGAAACCAGTGCGCAGCTTAGACAGCTTGAGACCTGCATGGAATGGACACATGCGGCACGGTCCTCCACCTAATCCAGTTGCCACGAACCCGATTGTTAATTTCTCCTCGCAAATATCCCCTACTCCACATTCCGCCTTAATCAATTTGGTAGATCagtcaaattttacattaaatgatACGTTAACTGATGATGTTAATACTCAGCCTAGTATAAGTAATAGACTTCCATTTGATTCTTTCACTTCGAGAAATAAAACGGGTAAAGAAGATCCACATTCGAGTAATTCTTTGCACGAAGTCCATACGAATGAGTTAACAAAACATAGTACATCTTTGTATCCACAAAATGTAGATATAAAGCAATGTAAAAACGGTTTTGAAAGTTGCTCAAAAGAGATATATACTGATGAtgtattcacaaatttggatgCAACGAATCATTCTTTTAGCAAATGTCAAAATTCAGATTTCCATTCGAAAGAGAATGATCCTTTCGATACTAGTAAAGTGTTTATACCTTCCTATTTGCAACCACCCATCTTTCAAGCTACAAATGCATCGTTGTCTGTTAATTGTCACGTTCCATCCCATGTATACAATAGTACATCTTACCCTGCACATTCGAAG GAGTCTCCCGAAGTGccagatttaattaaattagattCGACCGCGAGCAGCGAAGACTTCGATCCTTTGCTTTCTAAATCGTCGGAATTCAGTTCCAAGCAAATGACTCAGTCGTTACATATTCCTGAAATGGGTGAAGGATTGAGCAATCCACTGTACCCTTACTTTCAACCATTGCACAAAAGTAACGACAAGCAACAAAAGTCCTCCGATAATATCGGTGATTTGGATTTGTTACAAGCCTACGGtttagatttcaacaaatttagtATAAGCAACGACGACTCACCTACGAAAAAATCTAACGTATGCAATACATCCGAAAACAGTATTAATATAGATAACACGTTCAGCTTAACGCTGAGTACACCTGccattaaatcacaaaataaTTGGACAAAATTCGAATGA
- the LOC100878846 gene encoding DENN domain-containing protein 1A isoform X8 has product MGSRLRDNVQHLFECFCEIAAPLGEKPPWILQKYPISFSDEEILKSVPKFAYPCEIENLLVQHFSFVLTSIDSKWTFGFCRHDPKTDTALVILSALPWHEIFYKLLNHIATLMSTGTGEDVWKFLETVYRSPVPTHDTSISIPIPNSKVNFVCQSPKQYQLPSIPENRNLMEYYSAVDAHNMMIVFASMLYERRIIFTSKRLSRLSACVQACNALIYPMIWQHIYIPVLPLSLIDYLLAPMPFLIGVPAPTLQRVRKSDLGEVVILDADNNTIESPFQDLESLPQDVVSNLMKALRNRPALLGDGVSRAFLRALVQLTAGYKDALTLEDGQSITFNQNAFVESRPSSMQPFLRKMLELQIFQQFIEERLNMLNSGDGFTDEYELEACSYSTKSSNKFMQQYREWTYTMRKESSAFFRSVKDKANPAVKYAVKSVKDKGKDMKTAYKGLKWKGRSNRNEPSMRFHQPRSAPSSPTIDRRPIDFTSPSKSPNGFTATTSYRKDLRIRNSNFTDSSRQQYSPLSPSSPEESDSPPERESPEVPDLIKLDSTASSEDFDPLLSKSSEFSSKQMTQSLHIPEMGEGLSNPLYPYFQPLHKSNDKQQKSSDNIGDLDLLQAYGLDFNKFSISNDDSPTKKSNVCNTSENSINIDNTFSLTLSTPAIKSQNNWTKFE; this is encoded by the exons ATGGGTTCCAGATTGAG GGACAATGTGCAACATCTTTTCGAGTGTTTTTGCGAGATAGCTGCACCATTAGGAGAAAAACCACCTTGGATACTGCAAAAGTATCCTATTTCTTTTTCAGATGAGGAAATACTTAAATCTGTTCCAAAATTTGCATACCCttgtgaaattgaaaa cCTGTTGGTGCAGCATTTTTCATTTGTACTCACTAGTATAGATTCAAAATGGACATTTGGATTTTGTCGACACGATCCTAAGACAGATACAGCCTTAGTAATTTTAAGTGCATTACCATGGCACGAAATATTTTACAA gcTTTTGAATCATATTGCAACTTTAATGAGTACTGGCACTGGAgaagatgtttggaaatttctggAAACAGTTTATAGAAGTCCAGTTCCCACACATGATACTTCTATATCAATTCCTATACCAAATTCTAAAGTG aattttgtgtGTCAAAGTCCAAAACAGTATCAATTACCGAGTATACCCGAAAAT AGAAATTTAATGGAGTATTACAGTGCTGTCGATGCACACAATATGATGATAGTATTTGCTTCTATGTTGTACGAACGGCGAATTATTTTCACTTCGAAACGTCTTTCAAGATTAAGCGCGTGCGTTCAAGCATGCAACGCTTTAATTTATCCAATGATTTGgcaacatatatatataccagtGCTACCATTATCTTTAATAGATTATTTATTAGCCCCGATGCCATTTTTAATCGGAGTACCTGCACCGACGCTTCAG AGAGTGCGTAAAAGCGATTTAGGAGAAGTAGTTATCTTGGATGCTGATAATAATACTATAGAATCTCCATTTCAAGACCTGGAATCGTTACCCCAAGATGtg GTGTCAAACTTGATGAAGGCATTACGTAATAGACCCGCGCTACTCGGTGACGGAGTGTCAAGAGCGTTTTTACGAGCATTGGTACAATTAACAGCTGGCTACAAGGATGCGTTAACGTTGGAGGATGGGCAAAGCATCACTTTTAACCAAAATGCATTTGTGGAAAGTAGACCTTCTTCGATGCAACCTTTTTTACGAAAAATGTTggaattacaaatatttcaacaa TTTATAGAAGAAAGACTGAATATGCTTAATTCAGGAGATGGTTTCACGGATGAGTACGAGTTGGAAGCTTGCAGCTACTCTACTAAATCTAGTAACAAATTTATGCAACAATACCGGGAATGGACTTACACCATGCGCAAAGAAAGCTCTGCATTTTTTCGCAGTGTGAAGGACAAG GCCAATCCAGCTGTAAAATATGCAGTTAAATCA GTGAAAGACAAAGGTAAAGATATGAAAACAGCGTACAAAGGATTAAAATGGAAAG GTCGATCGAATAGGAATGAACCAAGCATGAGATTTCATCAACCAAGATCTGCGCCTAGTTCACCCACAATAGATAGAAGGCCTATCGACTTCACGTCCCCGTCAAAATCGCCAAATGGTTTTACAGCTACTACTAGTTATAGAAAAGATCTTCGAATACGAAATAGTAATTTTACAGATTCAAG TAGACAACAATATTCTCCATTAAGTCCTAGCTCCCCGGAAGAATCTGATTCTCCACCGGAAAGG GAGTCTCCCGAAGTGccagatttaattaaattagattCGACCGCGAGCAGCGAAGACTTCGATCCTTTGCTTTCTAAATCGTCGGAATTCAGTTCCAAGCAAATGACTCAGTCGTTACATATTCCTGAAATGGGTGAAGGATTGAGCAATCCACTGTACCCTTACTTTCAACCATTGCACAAAAGTAACGACAAGCAACAAAAGTCCTCCGATAATATCGGTGATTTGGATTTGTTACAAGCCTACGGtttagatttcaacaaatttagtATAAGCAACGACGACTCACCTACGAAAAAATCTAACGTATGCAATACATCCGAAAACAGTATTAATATAGATAACACGTTCAGCTTAACGCTGAGTACACCTGccattaaatcacaaaataaTTGGACAAAATTCGAATGA
- the LOC100878846 gene encoding uncharacterized protein LOC100878846 isoform X3 — protein MGSRLRDNVQHLFECFCEIAAPLGEKPPWILQKYPISFSDEEILKSVPKFAYPCEIENLLVQHFSFVLTSIDSKWTFGFCRHDPKTDTALVILSALPWHEIFYKLLNHIATLMSTGTGEDVWKFLETVYRSPVPTHDTSISIPIPNSKVNFVCQSPKQYQLPSIPENRNLMEYYSAVDAHNMMIVFASMLYERRIIFTSKRLSRLSACVQACNALIYPMIWQHIYIPVLPLSLIDYLLAPMPFLIGVPAPTLQRVRKSDLGEVVILDADNNTIESPFQDLESLPQDVVSNLMKALRNRPALLGDGVSRAFLRALVQLTAGYKDALTLEDGQSITFNQNAFVESRPSSMQPFLRKMLELQIFQQFIEERLNMLNSGDGFTDEYELEACSYSTKSSNKFMQQYREWTYTMRKESSAFFRSVKDKVKDKGKDMKTAYKGLKWKGRSNRNEPSMRFHQPRSAPSSPTIDRRPIDFTSPSKSPNGFTATTSYRKDLRIRNSNFTDSSCSRQQYSPLSPSSPEESDSPPERVNIDLMQELRHVIFPNTPPIDRTLKPVRSLDSLRPAWNGHMRHGPPPNPVATNPIVNFSSQISPTPHSALINLVDQSNFTLNDTLTDDVNTQPSISNRLPFDSFTSRNKTGKEDPHSSNSLHEVHTNELTKHSTSLYPQNVDIKQCKNGFESCSKEIYTDDVFTNLDATNHSFSKCQNSDFHSKENDPFDTSKVFIPSYLQPPIFQATNASLSVNCHVPSHVYNSTSYPAHSKESPEVPDLIKLDSTASSEDFDPLLSKSSEFSSKQMTQSLHIPEMGEGLSNPLYPYFQPLHKSNDKQQKSSDNIGDLDLLQAYGLDFNKFSISNDDSPTKKSNVCNTSENSINIDNTFSLTLSTPAIKSQNNWTKFE, from the exons ATGGGTTCCAGATTGAG GGACAATGTGCAACATCTTTTCGAGTGTTTTTGCGAGATAGCTGCACCATTAGGAGAAAAACCACCTTGGATACTGCAAAAGTATCCTATTTCTTTTTCAGATGAGGAAATACTTAAATCTGTTCCAAAATTTGCATACCCttgtgaaattgaaaa cCTGTTGGTGCAGCATTTTTCATTTGTACTCACTAGTATAGATTCAAAATGGACATTTGGATTTTGTCGACACGATCCTAAGACAGATACAGCCTTAGTAATTTTAAGTGCATTACCATGGCACGAAATATTTTACAA gcTTTTGAATCATATTGCAACTTTAATGAGTACTGGCACTGGAgaagatgtttggaaatttctggAAACAGTTTATAGAAGTCCAGTTCCCACACATGATACTTCTATATCAATTCCTATACCAAATTCTAAAGTG aattttgtgtGTCAAAGTCCAAAACAGTATCAATTACCGAGTATACCCGAAAAT AGAAATTTAATGGAGTATTACAGTGCTGTCGATGCACACAATATGATGATAGTATTTGCTTCTATGTTGTACGAACGGCGAATTATTTTCACTTCGAAACGTCTTTCAAGATTAAGCGCGTGCGTTCAAGCATGCAACGCTTTAATTTATCCAATGATTTGgcaacatatatatataccagtGCTACCATTATCTTTAATAGATTATTTATTAGCCCCGATGCCATTTTTAATCGGAGTACCTGCACCGACGCTTCAG AGAGTGCGTAAAAGCGATTTAGGAGAAGTAGTTATCTTGGATGCTGATAATAATACTATAGAATCTCCATTTCAAGACCTGGAATCGTTACCCCAAGATGtg GTGTCAAACTTGATGAAGGCATTACGTAATAGACCCGCGCTACTCGGTGACGGAGTGTCAAGAGCGTTTTTACGAGCATTGGTACAATTAACAGCTGGCTACAAGGATGCGTTAACGTTGGAGGATGGGCAAAGCATCACTTTTAACCAAAATGCATTTGTGGAAAGTAGACCTTCTTCGATGCAACCTTTTTTACGAAAAATGTTggaattacaaatatttcaacaa TTTATAGAAGAAAGACTGAATATGCTTAATTCAGGAGATGGTTTCACGGATGAGTACGAGTTGGAAGCTTGCAGCTACTCTACTAAATCTAGTAACAAATTTATGCAACAATACCGGGAATGGACTTACACCATGCGCAAAGAAAGCTCTGCATTTTTTCGCAGTGTGAAGGACAAG GTGAAAGACAAAGGTAAAGATATGAAAACAGCGTACAAAGGATTAAAATGGAAAG GTCGATCGAATAGGAATGAACCAAGCATGAGATTTCATCAACCAAGATCTGCGCCTAGTTCACCCACAATAGATAGAAGGCCTATCGACTTCACGTCCCCGTCAAAATCGCCAAATGGTTTTACAGCTACTACTAGTTATAGAAAAGATCTTCGAATACGAAATAGTAATTTTACAGATTCAAG TTGCAGTAGACAACAATATTCTCCATTAAGTCCTAGCTCCCCGGAAGAATCTGATTCTCCACCGGAAAGGGTAAATATCGATCTTATGCAAGAACTTCGTCACGTGATATTTCCAAACACACCTCCTATCGATAGAACA TTGAAACCAGTGCGCAGCTTAGACAGCTTGAGACCTGCATGGAATGGACACATGCGGCACGGTCCTCCACCTAATCCAGTTGCCACGAACCCGATTGTTAATTTCTCCTCGCAAATATCCCCTACTCCACATTCCGCCTTAATCAATTTGGTAGATCagtcaaattttacattaaatgatACGTTAACTGATGATGTTAATACTCAGCCTAGTATAAGTAATAGACTTCCATTTGATTCTTTCACTTCGAGAAATAAAACGGGTAAAGAAGATCCACATTCGAGTAATTCTTTGCACGAAGTCCATACGAATGAGTTAACAAAACATAGTACATCTTTGTATCCACAAAATGTAGATATAAAGCAATGTAAAAACGGTTTTGAAAGTTGCTCAAAAGAGATATATACTGATGAtgtattcacaaatttggatgCAACGAATCATTCTTTTAGCAAATGTCAAAATTCAGATTTCCATTCGAAAGAGAATGATCCTTTCGATACTAGTAAAGTGTTTATACCTTCCTATTTGCAACCACCCATCTTTCAAGCTACAAATGCATCGTTGTCTGTTAATTGTCACGTTCCATCCCATGTATACAATAGTACATCTTACCCTGCACATTCGAAG GAGTCTCCCGAAGTGccagatttaattaaattagattCGACCGCGAGCAGCGAAGACTTCGATCCTTTGCTTTCTAAATCGTCGGAATTCAGTTCCAAGCAAATGACTCAGTCGTTACATATTCCTGAAATGGGTGAAGGATTGAGCAATCCACTGTACCCTTACTTTCAACCATTGCACAAAAGTAACGACAAGCAACAAAAGTCCTCCGATAATATCGGTGATTTGGATTTGTTACAAGCCTACGGtttagatttcaacaaatttagtATAAGCAACGACGACTCACCTACGAAAAAATCTAACGTATGCAATACATCCGAAAACAGTATTAATATAGATAACACGTTCAGCTTAACGCTGAGTACACCTGccattaaatcacaaaataaTTGGACAAAATTCGAATGA
- the LOC100878846 gene encoding DENN domain-containing protein 1A isoform X5, with the protein MGSRLRDNVQHLFECFCEIAAPLGEKPPWILQKYPISFSDEEILKSVPKFAYPCEIENLLVQHFSFVLTSIDSKWTFGFCRHDPKTDTALVILSALPWHEIFYKLLNHIATLMSTGTGEDVWKFLETVYRSPVPTHDTSISIPIPNSKVNFVCQSPKQYQLPSIPENRNLMEYYSAVDAHNMMIVFASMLYERRIIFTSKRLSRLSACVQACNALIYPMIWQHIYIPVLPLSLIDYLLAPMPFLIGVPAPTLQRVRKSDLGEVVILDADNNTIESPFQDLESLPQDVVSNLMKALRNRPALLGDGVSRAFLRALVQLTAGYKDALTLEDGQSITFNQNAFVESRPSSMQPFLRKMLELQIFQQFIEERLNMLNSGDGFTDEYELEACSYSTKSSNKFMQQYREWTYTMRKESSAFFRSVKDKANPAVKYAVKSVKDKGKDMKTAYKGLKWKGRSNRNEPSMRFHQPRSAPSSPTIDRRPIDFTSPSKSPNGFTATTSYRKDLRIRNSNFTDSSRQQYSPLSPSSPEESDSPPERLKPVRSLDSLRPAWNGHMRHGPPPNPVATNPIVNFSSQISPTPHSALINLVDQSNFTLNDTLTDDVNTQPSISNRLPFDSFTSRNKTGKEDPHSSNSLHEVHTNELTKHSTSLYPQNVDIKQCKNGFESCSKEIYTDDVFTNLDATNHSFSKCQNSDFHSKENDPFDTSKVFIPSYLQPPIFQATNASLSVNCHVPSHVYNSTSYPAHSKESPEVPDLIKLDSTASSEDFDPLLSKSSEFSSKQMTQSLHIPEMGEGLSNPLYPYFQPLHKSNDKQQKSSDNIGDLDLLQAYGLDFNKFSISNDDSPTKKSNVCNTSENSINIDNTFSLTLSTPAIKSQNNWTKFE; encoded by the exons ATGGGTTCCAGATTGAG GGACAATGTGCAACATCTTTTCGAGTGTTTTTGCGAGATAGCTGCACCATTAGGAGAAAAACCACCTTGGATACTGCAAAAGTATCCTATTTCTTTTTCAGATGAGGAAATACTTAAATCTGTTCCAAAATTTGCATACCCttgtgaaattgaaaa cCTGTTGGTGCAGCATTTTTCATTTGTACTCACTAGTATAGATTCAAAATGGACATTTGGATTTTGTCGACACGATCCTAAGACAGATACAGCCTTAGTAATTTTAAGTGCATTACCATGGCACGAAATATTTTACAA gcTTTTGAATCATATTGCAACTTTAATGAGTACTGGCACTGGAgaagatgtttggaaatttctggAAACAGTTTATAGAAGTCCAGTTCCCACACATGATACTTCTATATCAATTCCTATACCAAATTCTAAAGTG aattttgtgtGTCAAAGTCCAAAACAGTATCAATTACCGAGTATACCCGAAAAT AGAAATTTAATGGAGTATTACAGTGCTGTCGATGCACACAATATGATGATAGTATTTGCTTCTATGTTGTACGAACGGCGAATTATTTTCACTTCGAAACGTCTTTCAAGATTAAGCGCGTGCGTTCAAGCATGCAACGCTTTAATTTATCCAATGATTTGgcaacatatatatataccagtGCTACCATTATCTTTAATAGATTATTTATTAGCCCCGATGCCATTTTTAATCGGAGTACCTGCACCGACGCTTCAG AGAGTGCGTAAAAGCGATTTAGGAGAAGTAGTTATCTTGGATGCTGATAATAATACTATAGAATCTCCATTTCAAGACCTGGAATCGTTACCCCAAGATGtg GTGTCAAACTTGATGAAGGCATTACGTAATAGACCCGCGCTACTCGGTGACGGAGTGTCAAGAGCGTTTTTACGAGCATTGGTACAATTAACAGCTGGCTACAAGGATGCGTTAACGTTGGAGGATGGGCAAAGCATCACTTTTAACCAAAATGCATTTGTGGAAAGTAGACCTTCTTCGATGCAACCTTTTTTACGAAAAATGTTggaattacaaatatttcaacaa TTTATAGAAGAAAGACTGAATATGCTTAATTCAGGAGATGGTTTCACGGATGAGTACGAGTTGGAAGCTTGCAGCTACTCTACTAAATCTAGTAACAAATTTATGCAACAATACCGGGAATGGACTTACACCATGCGCAAAGAAAGCTCTGCATTTTTTCGCAGTGTGAAGGACAAG GCCAATCCAGCTGTAAAATATGCAGTTAAATCA GTGAAAGACAAAGGTAAAGATATGAAAACAGCGTACAAAGGATTAAAATGGAAAG GTCGATCGAATAGGAATGAACCAAGCATGAGATTTCATCAACCAAGATCTGCGCCTAGTTCACCCACAATAGATAGAAGGCCTATCGACTTCACGTCCCCGTCAAAATCGCCAAATGGTTTTACAGCTACTACTAGTTATAGAAAAGATCTTCGAATACGAAATAGTAATTTTACAGATTCAAG TAGACAACAATATTCTCCATTAAGTCCTAGCTCCCCGGAAGAATCTGATTCTCCACCGGAAAGG TTGAAACCAGTGCGCAGCTTAGACAGCTTGAGACCTGCATGGAATGGACACATGCGGCACGGTCCTCCACCTAATCCAGTTGCCACGAACCCGATTGTTAATTTCTCCTCGCAAATATCCCCTACTCCACATTCCGCCTTAATCAATTTGGTAGATCagtcaaattttacattaaatgatACGTTAACTGATGATGTTAATACTCAGCCTAGTATAAGTAATAGACTTCCATTTGATTCTTTCACTTCGAGAAATAAAACGGGTAAAGAAGATCCACATTCGAGTAATTCTTTGCACGAAGTCCATACGAATGAGTTAACAAAACATAGTACATCTTTGTATCCACAAAATGTAGATATAAAGCAATGTAAAAACGGTTTTGAAAGTTGCTCAAAAGAGATATATACTGATGAtgtattcacaaatttggatgCAACGAATCATTCTTTTAGCAAATGTCAAAATTCAGATTTCCATTCGAAAGAGAATGATCCTTTCGATACTAGTAAAGTGTTTATACCTTCCTATTTGCAACCACCCATCTTTCAAGCTACAAATGCATCGTTGTCTGTTAATTGTCACGTTCCATCCCATGTATACAATAGTACATCTTACCCTGCACATTCGAAG GAGTCTCCCGAAGTGccagatttaattaaattagattCGACCGCGAGCAGCGAAGACTTCGATCCTTTGCTTTCTAAATCGTCGGAATTCAGTTCCAAGCAAATGACTCAGTCGTTACATATTCCTGAAATGGGTGAAGGATTGAGCAATCCACTGTACCCTTACTTTCAACCATTGCACAAAAGTAACGACAAGCAACAAAAGTCCTCCGATAATATCGGTGATTTGGATTTGTTACAAGCCTACGGtttagatttcaacaaatttagtATAAGCAACGACGACTCACCTACGAAAAAATCTAACGTATGCAATACATCCGAAAACAGTATTAATATAGATAACACGTTCAGCTTAACGCTGAGTACACCTGccattaaatcacaaaataaTTGGACAAAATTCGAATGA